The following are encoded together in the Halomonas halophila genome:
- a CDS encoding sll1863 family stress response protein, producing MSDRNAYEQKLRAKLDEMQAEVDKLKARAKGAEADQRIEHEKEVDELEAKRDEMRQKLDELRDASDDAWDDIKAGAERAWGSLSDSLEKARSRFK from the coding sequence ATGAGCGACCGGAATGCCTACGAACAGAAGCTGCGCGCCAAGCTGGACGAGATGCAGGCCGAGGTGGACAAGCTGAAGGCCCGCGCCAAGGGCGCCGAGGCCGACCAGCGCATCGAGCACGAGAAGGAAGTCGACGAGCTCGAGGCCAAGCGTGACGAGATGCGTCAGAAGCTCGACGAGCTGCGCGACGCCAGCGACGACGCCTGGGACGACATCAAGGCCGGCGCGGAACGTGCCTGGGGCTCGCTGAGCGATTCCCTCGAGAAGGCCCGCTCACGCTTCAAGTGA
- a CDS encoding MFS transporter, with translation MKSLSSTGFAILGAALVAISYGLARFAFGLFVPQIRDALELTPYAIGIIGALPLISFLLSTVVAPFITDHLGARNTAVLSGLFGVGGLGLISQASDALMLGSGVFACGICTGLMMPALTAAMQAMVRRSLHGRVSSVMNAGTSIGVIVAVPTVLFMVGAWRLAYLSFAICTAVGVIAAWWFLPSVSRIVPSNAAPPPPLPELPWSRLVRLSLFAFVMGFVSSAYWIFAPDLVVTLGGLSPASTGWLWLAVGIAGLGGAVVADLADRNNPPITHALMLMMLAASLALLAASPAQTPLAAFSALVFGLAYMSLTGLYLMTGIRLLPGRLSVGPVLPFMAVSVGQATGSPVVGGLVDAFGYATAFSMFAALGILVSILSPFYPGHIEHGDEEEEQAAEEDTGLQAAYDHQLQNEEGEPLEDPEELEEQEALAEASADASSEEDEADKSRNSSRSS, from the coding sequence ATGAAGTCTCTTTCGAGTACGGGATTCGCGATTCTCGGGGCGGCGCTGGTCGCGATCAGCTACGGGCTGGCGCGTTTCGCCTTCGGCCTGTTCGTGCCGCAGATCCGCGACGCGCTGGAGCTCACGCCCTACGCCATCGGCATCATCGGCGCGCTGCCGCTGATCAGCTTCCTGCTGTCCACGGTGGTCGCGCCCTTCATCACCGACCATCTCGGCGCCCGCAACACGGCGGTGCTGTCCGGCCTGTTCGGCGTCGGGGGCCTGGGGCTGATCAGCCAGGCCTCCGACGCGCTGATGCTGGGCTCGGGCGTGTTCGCCTGCGGCATCTGCACCGGCCTGATGATGCCGGCGCTCACGGCCGCCATGCAGGCGATGGTGAGGCGCTCGCTGCACGGGCGCGTCAGCTCGGTGATGAACGCCGGCACCAGCATCGGCGTGATCGTCGCCGTACCCACGGTGCTGTTCATGGTCGGCGCCTGGCGGCTGGCCTATCTCTCGTTCGCGATCTGCACCGCCGTCGGCGTGATCGCCGCCTGGTGGTTCCTGCCCTCGGTGTCGCGGATCGTGCCCTCGAACGCCGCGCCGCCGCCGCCGCTGCCCGAACTGCCCTGGTCGCGCCTCGTGCGGCTGTCGCTGTTCGCCTTCGTGATGGGCTTCGTCTCGTCCGCCTACTGGATCTTCGCGCCCGACCTGGTCGTCACCCTCGGCGGCCTGTCGCCGGCCTCCACCGGCTGGCTGTGGCTGGCGGTGGGCATCGCCGGCCTCGGCGGCGCCGTGGTGGCCGACCTGGCCGACCGCAACAACCCGCCGATCACCCACGCGCTGATGCTGATGATGTTGGCCGCCAGCCTGGCGCTGCTCGCGGCCAGCCCCGCCCAGACGCCGCTGGCGGCGTTCTCCGCGCTGGTCTTCGGCCTGGCCTACATGAGCCTGACCGGGCTCTACCTGATGACCGGCATCCGCCTGCTGCCGGGCCGGCTGTCGGTCGGGCCGGTGCTGCCCTTCATGGCGGTGTCGGTGGGGCAGGCCACCGGCTCGCCGGTGGTCGGCGGGCTGGTCGACGCCTTCGGTTATGCGACGGCGTTCTCCATGTTCGCCGCGCTCGGCATCCTGGTGTCCATCCTCTCGCCGTTCTATCCCGGCCATATCGAGCATGGCGACGAAGAGGAAGAACAGGCCGCCGAGGAAGACACCGGCCTGCAGGCGGCCTACGACCACCAGCTCCAGAACGAGGAAGGCGAGCCGCTGGAGGATCCGGAGGAACTGGAAGAGCAGGAGGCGCTGGCCGAGGCGTCCGCCGACGCCTCTTCCGAAGAAGACGAGGCGGATAAGTCCAGAAACAGCTCCCGGTCATCGTGA
- a CDS encoding GNAT family N-acetyltransferase: MSQASVMDIRLAAERDLPRIVEIYNAAVPSRRSTADTETVTPESRREWFHRHEPQRRPLLVGEDQGDIVAWMSFEDFYGRPAYAHTAELSIYIAPEYQGRLLGKRLLQRAEALAPSLDIHTLVGYLFAHNTPSLRLLRASGYQEWGRLLDVARMDGRDYSLCIMGKRLEGAPAPLEAPD, encoded by the coding sequence ATGAGCCAAGCATCCGTGATGGACATCAGGCTGGCAGCCGAGAGGGACCTGCCGAGGATCGTCGAGATCTACAATGCCGCGGTGCCGAGCCGACGCTCGACAGCGGATACCGAGACGGTGACCCCGGAATCCCGACGTGAGTGGTTCCACCGGCACGAGCCGCAGCGGCGCCCGCTGCTGGTCGGCGAGGACCAGGGCGACATCGTCGCCTGGATGAGCTTCGAGGACTTCTACGGCCGGCCGGCGTATGCCCACACGGCCGAGCTGAGCATCTATATCGCGCCGGAATACCAGGGCAGGCTGCTCGGGAAGCGGCTGCTGCAGCGAGCGGAAGCGCTGGCTCCAAGTCTGGATATCCACACCCTCGTCGGTTACCTGTTCGCCCACAACACGCCGAGCCTGCGCCTGCTGCGTGCCAGTGGCTACCAGGAGTGGGGCCGACTGCTGGATGTCGCCCGCATGGACGGTCGCGACTATAGCCTGTGCATCATGGGCAAGCGGCTCGAAGGCGCCCCGGCTCCGCTGGAGGCGCCAGACTGA
- a CDS encoding MarR family winged helix-turn-helix transcriptional regulator — protein MERIFMSRQIDIPSNRADLAYQQWQRECPELDASVMSLFGRLIEATEMLNRLHVEHLNKSYGLRRGEFDVLATLRRSGAPYALSPTELYRSMMVSSGGMTNRLDRLEKAELVRRRRSSEDRRAVIVELTDKGLEQIDAILPEHLAGQEKLLESLDSGQREALDRLLASLIESMSQQEK, from the coding sequence ATGGAAAGAATCTTTATGTCAAGACAAATAGACATCCCCTCCAACCGTGCCGATCTGGCCTATCAGCAATGGCAGCGCGAGTGTCCTGAATTGGATGCCTCGGTGATGTCGCTGTTCGGCCGCCTGATAGAGGCGACCGAGATGCTCAACAGGCTCCATGTTGAGCATCTCAACAAGTCGTATGGTCTGCGACGCGGCGAGTTCGACGTGCTGGCGACGCTTCGGCGCTCGGGTGCACCCTATGCGCTTTCCCCTACCGAGCTGTACCGCTCCATGATGGTGTCCTCAGGGGGCATGACCAATCGACTCGACAGGCTGGAGAAAGCGGAACTGGTCCGTCGCCGACGCAGCAGCGAGGATCGGAGAGCCGTCATCGTCGAGCTGACCGACAAGGGGCTCGAACAGATCGACGCCATTCTGCCGGAACATCTAGCGGGTCAGGAGAAGCTGCTCGAATCGCTGGATAGCGGACAGCGCGAAGCGTTAGACAGGCTACTCGCCAGCCTCATCGAGTCCATGTCACAGCAGGAAAAGTGA
- a CDS encoding MFS transporter, which yields MPQVNARRYMMFAATIVLVGMNLRPIMASIGPILEMIQADTGVNDTSAGLLTTLPVFAMGLFALLGGLLQRTLGVERTVLYGLIALGAATFARLYFHEVSGLIVTALLGGIGIAVIQAVLPGMIKRDHGDKAGQLMALYTVGIMAGAMLSSSLVAPLSSMGDWPLSLAIWGVLAIMALIGWQKVTVDSSASGGAVGPGLPVSSGRAWYLMLFFGIGTSAYTLVLAWLPPFYVDLGWSSTASGLILAGLTLAQVIAAVGLSSVVDRFSDRRPVLYAILALIALGLVCLLLAPATLAVPALLLLGFGIGGLFPMSLIIVVDHLQKANQAGALMGFVQGGGYIIASLMPFVAGLLRGVFDDLAVAWVIMLIGILAQLAMVPMLSPKDSLSSDNWSLQR from the coding sequence GTGCCACAAGTCAATGCAAGGCGTTACATGATGTTCGCGGCCACTATCGTTCTGGTGGGGATGAATCTTCGTCCCATCATGGCGTCGATAGGCCCTATCCTCGAAATGATTCAGGCCGATACCGGAGTGAACGACACCTCCGCTGGCCTGCTGACCACGCTGCCGGTCTTCGCCATGGGGCTGTTTGCGCTGTTAGGTGGCCTGCTGCAGCGCACACTGGGCGTCGAGCGCACGGTACTTTATGGGCTGATAGCGCTGGGTGCCGCGACGTTCGCCAGGCTCTATTTCCATGAGGTATCAGGGCTTATCGTGACCGCCCTGCTGGGGGGGATCGGCATCGCCGTGATTCAGGCCGTGCTACCCGGCATGATCAAGCGGGATCACGGTGACAAGGCCGGACAGCTGATGGCCCTTTACACGGTGGGCATCATGGCTGGCGCTATGTTGTCCTCGTCGCTCGTGGCGCCACTATCGTCGATGGGTGACTGGCCGCTGTCATTGGCTATCTGGGGCGTGCTGGCGATCATGGCTTTGATTGGCTGGCAAAAAGTGACGGTTGATAGCTCAGCGTCCGGTGGAGCAGTCGGTCCAGGACTGCCAGTATCGTCAGGGCGGGCTTGGTATCTGATGCTCTTTTTCGGTATCGGCACATCGGCCTACACGCTCGTTCTGGCCTGGCTGCCGCCGTTCTATGTAGACCTCGGCTGGTCCAGCACCGCAAGTGGCCTGATTCTGGCTGGCTTGACCTTGGCGCAAGTCATTGCCGCGGTGGGCCTGTCGTCTGTGGTGGATCGTTTCTCCGACCGGCGCCCCGTCTTGTACGCCATCCTCGCTCTCATTGCTCTGGGACTGGTCTGCCTTCTGCTGGCGCCGGCCACGCTGGCGGTTCCTGCGCTGCTGCTGTTGGGGTTCGGCATCGGCGGCTTGTTTCCCATGTCGCTCATCATCGTGGTCGATCATCTGCAGAAGGCGAATCAGGCGGGGGCGCTGATGGGCTTCGTACAGGGAGGTGGATACATTATTGCAAGCCTCATGCCGTTCGTGGCCGGCCTGCTGAGAGGCGTATTCGATGATCTGGCGGTGGCCTGGGTCATCATGCTGATCGGCATTCTCGCTCAGCTGGCGATGGTGCCCATGTTGTCGCCGAAAGATTCGCTTTCAAGCGATAACTGGAGCCTCCAGCGCTGA
- a CDS encoding ion transporter yields MPATRTTSPALERAHLVWDLFIITLVIANLGLLLFDSLFLLPPLNAAFEAVAPGLYGAYEQHIHANFLTIDLAFVAVFLFDVLLGWAVAIAERHYHRWFFYPFVHWYDVLGCIPLGGFRLLRVLRVISLLHRLQRMGLIDVRRWYIYSVFAKYYDILLEELTDRIAIRMLDNVQQEIRAGDGLSAPVIERVVQPRKQALIREISQRLEAMAGDAYDRNRDDTLRYVRGLVGRTLAESPELKRLSRLPMGGPLTRGLEASLSDLACHLVDEALAGLKSSEFSSLVEHLAESGFDAWLRTDPETEQITEQVLVDMLDLLKEQIAVKGWQHKYQ; encoded by the coding sequence ATGCCTGCCACGCGCACGACCTCGCCCGCCCTGGAACGGGCCCACCTGGTGTGGGACCTGTTCATCATCACGCTGGTGATCGCCAACCTGGGGCTGCTGCTGTTCGACAGCCTGTTCCTGCTGCCGCCGCTGAACGCCGCCTTCGAGGCCGTGGCGCCCGGGCTGTACGGCGCCTACGAGCAGCACATCCACGCCAACTTCCTGACCATCGACCTGGCGTTCGTGGCCGTCTTCCTGTTCGACGTGCTGCTGGGCTGGGCGGTGGCCATCGCCGAGCGCCACTACCACCGCTGGTTCTTCTACCCCTTCGTGCACTGGTACGACGTGCTCGGCTGCATCCCGCTGGGCGGCTTCCGGCTGCTGCGTGTGCTGCGCGTGATCTCGCTGCTGCACCGCCTGCAGCGCATGGGGCTGATCGACGTACGCCGCTGGTATATCTACAGCGTATTCGCCAAGTACTACGACATCCTGCTGGAGGAACTGACCGACCGCATCGCCATCCGCATGCTCGACAACGTGCAGCAGGAGATCCGCGCCGGCGACGGGCTCTCGGCCCCGGTGATCGAGCGCGTGGTGCAGCCGCGCAAGCAGGCGCTGATTCGCGAGATCAGCCAGCGGCTGGAGGCCATGGCCGGCGACGCTTACGACCGCAACCGCGACGACACCCTGCGCTACGTGCGCGGGCTGGTCGGCCGCACCCTGGCGGAGAGCCCGGAGCTCAAGCGGCTGTCGCGCCTGCCGATGGGCGGCCCGCTGACCCGCGGGCTCGAGGCCTCGCTCTCCGACCTGGCCTGCCACCTGGTCGACGAGGCGCTGGCGGGGCTGAAGTCGTCGGAGTTCTCCAGCCTGGTGGAACACCTGGCCGAGAGCGGCTTCGATGCCTGGCTGCGCACCGACCCCGAGACCGAACAGATCACCGAGCAGGTGCTGGTGGACATGCTGGATCTGCTCAAGGAACAGATCGCGGTAAAGGGCTGGCAGCACAAGTATCAATAA
- a CDS encoding NAD(P)H-dependent flavin oxidoreductase: protein MTSSNPLTDRLGIQPIIQAPMAGVATPELAAAVSNAGGLGSLGIGASGVDKARAMIERTRALTPRPFHVNVFCHAPAVRDPAREATWLSHLAPLFREYDREPPAGLDEIYRSFVEDEAAFEMLLETRPAVVSFHFGLPSEARIRALHEAGIYTLATATSLQEARGIQARGVDAIVAQGDEAGGHRGCFDPAADDERLSTSVLVRRLVREMDLPIVAAGGIMDGQGIRSALALGACAAQLGTAFLLCPESAANEGYRAALKSERAETTRMTTALSGRPARGILNRLMRHAEASSDATTGATTRTMPPAYPLAYDAAKRLNAAAAERGDHDFAAHWAGQGAPLARELPAGELVSRLLQEWQGDA, encoded by the coding sequence ATGACATCGTCGAATCCCCTGACCGACCGGCTGGGCATCCAGCCAATCATCCAGGCGCCCATGGCCGGCGTGGCCACGCCGGAACTGGCGGCGGCCGTGTCGAATGCCGGCGGCCTGGGCTCGCTGGGGATCGGCGCCAGCGGCGTCGATAAGGCCCGGGCGATGATCGAGCGCACCCGGGCGCTGACGCCGCGCCCGTTCCACGTCAACGTCTTCTGCCATGCCCCCGCGGTGCGCGACCCGGCACGGGAGGCTACCTGGCTGTCGCACCTGGCGCCGCTGTTCCGGGAATATGACCGCGAGCCGCCGGCCGGGCTCGACGAGATCTACCGCAGCTTCGTGGAGGACGAGGCGGCCTTCGAGATGCTGCTCGAGACGCGCCCCGCCGTGGTCAGCTTTCACTTCGGCTTGCCGTCCGAGGCGCGGATACGCGCGTTGCACGAGGCCGGCATCTACACGCTGGCGACGGCGACCAGCCTGCAGGAGGCGAGAGGGATCCAGGCGCGGGGCGTCGATGCGATCGTGGCCCAGGGCGATGAGGCGGGCGGGCACCGCGGCTGCTTCGATCCGGCGGCGGACGATGAACGGCTGAGCACCTCCGTGCTCGTCCGCCGGCTGGTCAGGGAGATGGACCTGCCGATCGTCGCGGCCGGCGGCATCATGGATGGCCAGGGCATTCGCTCGGCCCTGGCGCTGGGCGCCTGCGCCGCCCAGCTGGGGACGGCCTTCCTGCTGTGTCCGGAATCGGCGGCCAACGAGGGCTATCGCGCGGCCCTCAAGAGCGAGCGCGCCGAGACGACCCGCATGACCACGGCGCTGTCCGGGCGCCCGGCGCGCGGCATCCTCAATCGCCTGATGCGCCATGCCGAGGCCTCGTCCGATGCCACGACCGGGGCGACGACCAGGACCATGCCGCCGGCCTATCCGCTGGCGTACGACGCGGCCAAGCGGCTCAACGCGGCGGCGGCCGAGCGCGGTGATCATGACTTCGCGGCGCACTGGGCCGGACAAGGGGCGCCGCTGGCGCGCGAACTCCCCGCCGGCGAGCTGGTGAGCCGGCTGCTTCAGGAGTGGCAAGGCGACGCCTGA
- a CDS encoding LysR family transcriptional regulator: MDLETLRIFEAVAAELSMTRAAARLGRAPSNVTTRIQQLEAELDAELFVRLGKRITLSTAGQRFLAYAQRLLALEDEARQAVGGDDGGSLRIGSMESTAASRLPAPLAAFNRAHPATRLEVSTGPSGPLMDEVRDGRLDCAFVALPAELENEPALAEMGLQSVPVWEESLLLLLPPVDAEATAPAELITRTRPRTLAAFKPGCTYRAMAEQRLGIVAGSEWRIQELGSYHAMVAAVAAGACVTLLPRSVLELCRVPDDLATLEMGTISTRLLWRRGYETPAFQAFAGEFLGETDT, from the coding sequence GTGGATCTGGAAACCCTGAGAATCTTCGAGGCCGTCGCCGCCGAGCTGAGCATGACGCGTGCCGCCGCGCGGCTCGGGCGCGCGCCCTCCAACGTCACCACGCGCATTCAGCAGCTGGAGGCGGAGCTGGACGCGGAGCTGTTCGTTCGCCTCGGCAAGCGCATCACGCTGTCGACGGCGGGGCAGCGCTTCCTGGCCTACGCGCAGCGCCTGCTGGCGCTGGAAGACGAGGCCCGGCAGGCCGTGGGCGGCGACGATGGCGGCAGCCTGCGTATCGGCAGCATGGAGAGCACGGCGGCCAGCCGGCTGCCGGCGCCGCTGGCAGCCTTCAACCGCGCCCATCCGGCGACCCGGCTCGAGGTCAGCACCGGTCCCTCGGGGCCGCTGATGGATGAGGTGCGCGACGGCCGGCTGGACTGCGCCTTCGTGGCCCTGCCCGCCGAGCTCGAGAACGAGCCGGCCCTGGCCGAGATGGGACTGCAGAGCGTGCCGGTCTGGGAGGAATCGCTGCTGCTGCTGTTGCCGCCCGTCGATGCCGAGGCCACCGCGCCGGCGGAACTTATCACCCGTACTCGCCCCCGCACCCTGGCCGCCTTCAAGCCGGGCTGCACCTACCGCGCCATGGCGGAACAGCGGCTCGGCATCGTCGCCGGGAGCGAGTGGCGCATTCAGGAGCTGGGCTCCTACCACGCCATGGTGGCGGCCGTTGCTGCGGGCGCCTGCGTCACCCTGCTGCCGCGCAGCGTGCTGGAACTGTGCCGCGTGCCGGACGACCTGGCCACGCTGGAGATGGGCACCATCAGCACGCGCCTGCTGTGGCGCCGCGGCTACGAGACGCCCGCCTTCCAGGCGTTCGCGGGGGAGTTTTTGGGGGAAACAGATACCTGA
- a CDS encoding AAA family ATPase produces MKLKCLTLENFRAKPSLSMTLGPRLTLLMGANGSGKTTLLDGIAIGLGEILTYLPGVSGMTFKKRGDIHQRDNHLAPYTRVSLETAQGLGWDRLQRRDNSKKTAGEIPPGRGVKALKQYLDSSVVEPWAAGESFELPVFAYYGVSRALLDLPLSRKGFPKSHERFDALTNALNADTRFKSAFVWFYNKENEEHRLQKQHKSFDVTLPELDAVRRAITRLFPDLSEPHIELNPLRFAVKQEGEWLNIAQLSDGYQTLLGLVIDLSSRMAMANPQLDDPLAAEAVVMIDEVDLHLHPEWQRRVLGDLLATFPNTQFIVTTHSPFIVEALNNHLKRSQLDGFDIASETIRSLLPLSPEAVAAYHVTPNEAQSLMDVDLGLLDDKLLGHFNAINRLYDEMRDIEWEHREA; encoded by the coding sequence ATGAAGCTCAAGTGCCTGACATTGGAAAACTTTCGTGCCAAGCCATCTCTGTCGATGACATTGGGGCCGCGTCTGACCCTGCTGATGGGCGCGAATGGCAGCGGCAAGACTACGCTGCTGGACGGTATCGCCATCGGGCTCGGTGAAATCCTCACCTATCTGCCGGGTGTGTCGGGCATGACCTTCAAGAAACGGGGCGATATCCATCAGAGGGATAACCACCTGGCTCCCTACACGCGGGTTAGCCTGGAAACTGCCCAGGGGCTGGGCTGGGACCGCCTGCAGCGGCGCGACAACAGCAAGAAGACAGCCGGCGAGATTCCCCCGGGACGAGGTGTGAAGGCGCTCAAGCAGTACCTCGACTCTTCCGTGGTCGAGCCCTGGGCCGCCGGCGAATCCTTCGAACTGCCGGTGTTCGCCTATTACGGCGTCAGCCGCGCGCTGCTGGATCTGCCCCTGAGTCGCAAGGGGTTTCCCAAATCCCACGAACGCTTCGATGCCCTGACCAATGCACTGAACGCCGATACGCGCTTCAAGTCGGCCTTCGTCTGGTTCTACAACAAGGAGAACGAGGAGCATCGCCTTCAGAAGCAGCACAAGAGCTTCGATGTGACACTGCCGGAGCTGGACGCCGTCCGCCGTGCCATCACGCGGTTATTTCCGGACCTCTCCGAGCCGCATATCGAGCTCAACCCGCTGCGTTTCGCGGTGAAGCAGGAAGGCGAGTGGTTGAATATCGCCCAGCTCAGCGATGGCTATCAGACCCTGCTGGGGCTGGTCATCGACCTCAGTTCGCGAATGGCCATGGCCAACCCGCAGCTGGACGATCCTCTGGCGGCCGAAGCGGTGGTGATGATCGACGAAGTCGACCTGCACCTGCATCCCGAGTGGCAGCGGCGAGTGCTGGGAGACTTGCTCGCCACCTTCCCCAATACCCAGTTCATCGTCACCACGCACAGCCCCTTCATCGTCGAGGCGCTCAATAATCACCTCAAGCGCAGTCAGCTCGATGGCTTCGACATTGCCAGCGAGACCATCCGATCGCTGCTGCCGCTTTCCCCGGAAGCGGTGGCCGCCTATCACGTGACGCCGAACGAGGCTCAGTCGCTGATGGATGTCGATCTGGGCCTGCTCGATGACAAGCTGCTCGGCCACTTCAATGCCATCAATCGTCTTTATGACGAGATGCGGGATATCGAGTGGGAGCACCGCGAGGCATGA
- a CDS encoding GNAT family N-acetyltransferase, whose product MNVESVEKEDYRELLDVWEASVRETHDFLREDDLLELKPLIYEQYFGAVDLTCVKGRSGDILGFCGVLDGKIEMLFIAPQARGAGIGSLLLDDAVAAQDATRVDVNEQNPQALGFYRHKGFTVTDRSPLDGLGKPYPLLHMALVNTP is encoded by the coding sequence ATGAACGTCGAGAGTGTCGAAAAGGAAGACTATCGTGAGCTGCTGGATGTCTGGGAGGCATCGGTCAGGGAGACGCACGATTTCCTGCGGGAAGACGACCTGCTGGAGCTGAAGCCGCTCATTTACGAGCAGTATTTCGGCGCCGTCGATCTCACGTGCGTCAAAGGCAGGAGCGGTGACATCCTGGGCTTCTGCGGTGTGCTCGACGGCAAGATCGAGATGCTGTTCATCGCGCCGCAGGCCCGCGGCGCCGGCATCGGCTCGTTGTTGCTGGATGACGCGGTGGCCGCCCAGGACGCCACCCGTGTAGACGTCAACGAACAGAACCCGCAGGCGCTGGGCTTCTACCGGCACAAGGGGTTTACCGTCACCGACCGCTCACCGCTCGACGGCTTGGGCAAGCCCTATCCGCTGCTGCACATGGCGCTGGTGAACACGCCATAA
- a CDS encoding 5'-methylthioadenosine/S-adenosylhomocysteine nucleosidase (Enables the cleavage of the glycosidic bond in both 5'-methylthioadenosine and S-adenosylhomocysteine) encodes MNQTPRAPAPLTTMGGSCVLFVMAADAEYGPHLRERFVPFMTGVGPVEAAVELTAALAELAARGQRPDLVVSLGSAGSRELEQTEVYQATSVAYRDMDASPLGFQKGVTPFLDLPDILPLPLRIPGIREASLSTGANIVSGAAYAAIAADMVDMESYACLRACTRFDVPLVVLRGISDGKAELNHVDDWTAYLHVIDERLAAAVDRLGEAIGEGLLTG; translated from the coding sequence ATGAACCAGACACCACGCGCACCGGCGCCGCTGACGACGATGGGCGGCAGCTGCGTGCTGTTCGTGATGGCGGCGGACGCCGAATACGGCCCGCATCTGCGGGAGCGCTTCGTGCCCTTCATGACCGGCGTGGGGCCGGTGGAGGCGGCGGTGGAGCTCACCGCGGCGCTGGCGGAGCTTGCGGCGCGCGGGCAACGGCCGGACCTGGTGGTGTCGCTGGGCTCGGCGGGCAGCCGGGAGCTCGAGCAGACCGAGGTCTATCAGGCGACCTCGGTGGCCTACCGCGACATGGACGCCTCGCCGCTCGGCTTCCAGAAGGGCGTCACGCCCTTCCTCGACCTGCCGGACATCCTGCCCCTGCCGCTGCGCATTCCCGGGATTCGCGAGGCATCGCTCTCCACCGGCGCCAACATCGTCTCGGGCGCGGCCTATGCCGCCATCGCCGCCGACATGGTGGACATGGAGAGCTACGCCTGCCTGCGCGCCTGCACCCGCTTCGACGTGCCGCTGGTGGTGCTGCGCGGCATCTCGGACGGCAAGGCAGAGCTCAACCACGTCGACGACTGGACGGCGTATCTCCACGTCATCGACGAGAGGCTGGCCGCCGCCGTGGACCGGCTGGGCGAGGCGATCGGCGAGGGCTTGTTGACGGGCTGA
- a CDS encoding DUF427 domain-containing protein yields MADHTTESHIILHTHSQRVRILAGDTLIADTRNAIELREKGYPHRHYIPKEDVDMVKLSISSTVTHCPFKGDSTYYSLPDIVDVAWSYERPVDDMQAIAGRLAFDAGKVAEIVE; encoded by the coding sequence ATGGCCGATCACACCACCGAATCTCACATCATCCTGCACACGCATTCACAGAGGGTGCGCATCCTTGCTGGCGACACGCTGATCGCCGATACCCGCAACGCCATCGAACTGCGCGAGAAAGGCTATCCACACCGTCACTACATCCCGAAAGAGGATGTGGATATGGTGAAGCTTTCGATTTCCTCCACCGTCACCCACTGCCCGTTCAAGGGCGATAGCACTTATTACTCCCTGCCCGATATCGTCGATGTGGCCTGGAGCTATGAGCGGCCGGTCGACGACATGCAGGCGATTGCCGGGCGGTTGGCTTTTGATGCGGGCAAGGTGGCGGAGATTGTGGAATGA